The DNA window tgatttatattatttactttttctcaaaagttaagaaaagaaaatgcaAGTTCAAGATTAATACTCTTGAAAGTTACTACATGTTGAACCTTGAAGGATAGTGATCCGTAGAAAAGATTACATGTTTTAATATACattgttttggttttatttataactatttttttttcacttttaaaataaaaccaatgAAAGATTTTAGTTCCTAAAGAAATTGGGAAAATACCTTTCCACATCATAACCCAAGCAGTTTACGGTATTATTTTGGTTAGATGGGTTTCGCAAAAGCGATTGTGTCTTTCCTCTACTGTATACTCTTGAGGGTGAATCTATATAAGGGATTCATAAACATTGATATGgttgtacccaacaagagaccaaTACCAAGTCTTGGATCTTGAGGTATAGGGATGACTCTAAATTGGATTTAGATTatcaaccaagaattataaAGAAGTTATGATTAgtaaatattgtttacttacCCTGAATATACAAGGTCTAAGGCAGTGCAAAAGTACGTTAGACTTTTATCAAATGGGATCTTGGAATCATTTTGTTCAGAAAGGaactataataatttgaataaaatgcgCATTCACTCCTGTTAAATTGTTTATCACAAGTGTTTGCATTGTCAATACATAAACTAATTAAGttgtatttaaataacatattgtaGATAATGGCAaacgataatttgaaattctccCTGCGCTCCATTATTGAGAAAAACAAGTTAAATGGGACTAATTTCCTAGATTGGGAAAGGAATCTGAGGATAATTCTGAGGTCCGAGGGACGTGAGGACGTTCTTACTACCCCTATTCCAAAAGTGACTGATACCTCGTCTGACGAGGAGAAGGAAACAGCAACCCAATTGAAAACTGAGGCTTTACCTGTCACTTGCTTAATGCTTGCTGCAATGGAACCTGATTTGCAGAAGAGGTTTTTGAGTTCCGATGCTTATACCATCACAACTGAGCTGAAAACTCTGTTTCAGGATCAGGCAAGGATTGAACGATATGAAACTCACAAGGCTATACTTGATAGCAGACTTGTGAAAGGGAAACCCGTAAGTCCTCATGTGATTAGTCTAACTGGGCTGTTCAAGAGGATGGAAGATTTGGGGACCCCTTATGACCAAGAGTTGGCCACGGATATCGTTCTTAGATCCTTACACGATGGTTTTGCACCTTTTAGAAtgcaataccatatgaatggACTAAAGCATGATCTAAATGAACTCCACAACCTGCTTAAAAATGCAGAAGGCAATATCACTGATGACAAGAGGAAGGAAGTTCTGAATGTCAATAGTGGGAAGGGTTTTAAGAAAATGGctaagaataaaaacaattacCAAAGAAAAGGTAAACAAGTTGCAAAACCCAAGGGTGATGAGAAGCCAAGAGTAGCTTCTGAACATGATTGTTTTTATTGTAAGGcaccattgttgtcacaatagatATCAATAGGCATTGAAATGCTAGGAACAACACCGAGTTCATCCAAAAATTTCCTTATCCAAACAGCTTCTTTTG is part of the Impatiens glandulifera chromosome 1, dImpGla2.1, whole genome shotgun sequence genome and encodes:
- the LOC124922401 gene encoding uncharacterized protein LOC124922401, with translation MANDNLKFSLRSIIEKNKLNGTNFLDWERNLRIILRSEGREDVLTTPIPKVTDTSSDEEKETATQLKTEALPVTCLMLAAMEPDLQKRFLSSDAYTITTELKTLFQDQARIERYETHKAILDSRLVKGKPVSPHVISLTGLFKRMEDLGTPYDQELATDIVLRSLHDGFAPFRMQYHMNGLKHDLNELHNLLKNAEGNITDDKRKEVLNVNKLQNPRVMRSQE